A stretch of DNA from Triticum dicoccoides isolate Atlit2015 ecotype Zavitan chromosome 2A, WEW_v2.0, whole genome shotgun sequence:
AGTACATATATTAGTTACTTCTTTTAACGATATATGTGTGAAGAGAAGCATTGCCACTCATGGAAAGAGTACTTCTGTTATGTTTCTACATGTTTACATACATAtattagtttcttaggtcatgcacaTTTCTTAGAAAAATTTATCTCCTTCCGCCTGTTAAGCTTTTGAATAACATGAAAGGATAGTTAAAATGCAATAGATTTCCTTATTATTCATGGCACATTGGATTCAGATAATATTTGCTTTGTTTTACTCGCTCCAAATTTAATTATTACAATTCCTTATTAAGCTAAATAGCTAATTATGTCGATATGATCTGATCTGATTCATTTATCCAAGTAAAAGAGTGCATGCTCATGTTTCCACTGATCAAGGTAAAGAATAAGTTCCGTAGACACACTGAAATCAATTTTAGAGGTTGTAAGTAGGGAGAAGATCCACTCATGTTGTGATCTATCATGATTCTGCTTGAAAGTTGTGTTCAAATGAAATTATGCATCAAATCCCCTCACACAATTGTTTTCTGCATGTTATGTGTTTAATGAGATTCCTCCAAGCCAGCTGTTCAGTGAGCCCCCCTAATTCAGTTGTTTCGGTTGGTTAGAATTGCCCTTTGATTCACTTATTGATCAATTAATTAGATTGATTTTTGAGTATGTTCATTCGGCTTATTCAAATAATCACATTCACAGGTTTAGTTTGGTTTGGTTACCCATATATACTCCATAGTTCTTTTAGTCTTGTCCGTGTTGAGAATTTCTGAAATCAAATGTACAATTCGCGTAGTTAAAAGGTATCAAAGTGATGTTTGTATGCATAGTTTCTGCCTATTGTAGCTAGAAAATTGTGACTGCAAATTTTGTCAATCATTTATAGTTCCTGCCTGTTTTCCGAACTTTTTCTAGGAAGGAATAATAGTAGGACATGCATGTGTTATTTTCCAAGACTTGTTCGAGATAAAGACCCAATGAGTCGTCGGAAACTTCCCCTGTCTCTGCAGCAGCATATGATTGTTCAGAGTGAGAGTTTGTCTGAAAATTGTTCAAAATGAGGCTCTAGCATGCTGCACACGGTGTACCAAAGGTATGGCAACTTCCATTTATATTTGTTTTTTGAGGTTAGCACGCTGCACACGTACATCTCTATGTGTAATTTTGAGACTTTGTTAGCTTGTTGATGCAACAACAGCCGAGGAAGTGACGTGTGTCTCATGTTTTTACTGGAAAACCTTCCATGAAACAACTTATTCCAGTATGTTTTTATCTTCTCCTATGATTTATATTTAGTCAAGTTTAGCCTCTGCGATGAAATTGTCTATAGTGTTAGCCTATAAAAACATAAGTTGTTCTGTTCACTTTCATAAGTGAACCACAAAGATTTCTCGCCAGAAAAAACCCATATGGATTAGTATCCCTTGGGTAAATAAGAAAAAACAATTATTTCAAGGATTTCAGTCATCCTTGCAGTTTTAGGAACTATAACAACAACTTATGTATATACTTCTATACTGTATtctctatacttgaaatttttttggTGCAAAGTATCCAATATCCATGTATATCTTTTTGGCTGTGCTTATGCTCTTGAATAATAGAGCCATTTTCTTGGAAATTCACTCCTGATTTAACTCTCTTCTTTTCTGAATCAATTTAACTGTGTTGGTCATACAGTTCCCTCGGAGCAAGAGCAAATTTAACAAGGCAATACAACAAAACGTGGAGCAGCTAATGGACATCCAATCAGCTCTCAAGGCATTCGAGGAGGTACTGCTCTTTGACTGAACAACATGATCATATTTTTTTATTGAGGGAAGCATGCTCACGTGGAGGCGCCCAGAAGTTGTGTGTGGACATGTATGACGTTGGCATAGTCATATGCTGATTTTTTGAGATATCATTGTATCCTTGACTTTGACCATCAGTTGTAAATAAGCCGAGGAGCTGTACCTATAGTACCGGTGTTATTTATCCCTTGCATCAAAATGTAGAATTTTCTCACTAGATTTGCACAACATAAATATACTGTATATATtttctgaagtatttgcaatgaccAGATCTTAAGAAATGATGTGCATATTAAGGCCTAAAACTTTTATTTGCATTTACTTCCTTGGTTACTGCAATAGATCACCTGAACTGACAAAATAGTGGGTTAGCATACTTTGAAAAGAACAACACTTGAGCATATGTAGCCATGTAGGCCAACGAAGTTGCTTTCTTGATACTTTTAGATACGTGCTACCACATGCATGTTGGATTTGTGCTCTATCTAGATTTCAGTATAAGCATGTGAGAAAATAAGCCGTTTTAAATTGAGTGCCTGACATATTTTGTTTTCCACTTTGAGCTTCTGTTACAGCGAGGAACAATGGATATATCGAATAAAAAATGTAACCAGCTTTCCCCGGGTGAAGAATCCTCCACTAATAAGGAGCCTCAGGTACATCCTACTCAGGTTAGTTTTGTCGCTAAAAGACATGGTGCATTCGATAGTTCTCCATTTATCCATGGAGATAGGATAGCATGCTTTATTTTGTTTACAAATAAACTGTTGCAGAATCAATTTAATTCTGTTAGTGGGCAATCCCTCTATATTTGATACATACATCGTGGCATGCCTTTTTAGCATCATCTTCTATCATGTTATATTATTGCCTACTGCCTAACAATTTTTTGCCGAAGGGGGCAGATGACATAGGAGAGATCTACAACCAGTTTTCCTTAGGTTCTTCTGTTGACAACAAGCCTGCACAACAACATGCTCGCGCACACCGCAACCATAGAGATATACCGCGACACATACCAGGTCAGTGACTGACATATCATCTATTTCACCCTTCAaatgcatcatcttcttcctcgcccCCCTTTTCAGGGCGATCAGAAGGGCAAGATCTGCATTTTTATATTTTCCATTACAGTTGGTCATAAATTTTTACTTTGTTTTGCCAGGAGAGTTGTGCTTCATGTAGCTATTACAGCAGGATAATTGTATGCTTGTGTTGAAGAAGAGGTTATACCAACCGAGGCCAAGTGCACTGAACTTACCCATGCCTCATATAGATGGCTATTCTAAATTGGATGCCCTTGTTTCCAGATTTCTCTTCGTTTCCTGATTTTGTTAATTTTCAACTATTTCACATTGCCATGCACGTTTGAGGCTCAAATGTGGAGACCTCTCCTCCAGGGGACAACATCACAATGTATTTTCATAGAATACTTATGTAGGTCTTCTCCTCTCGGAAGTATTAACATTCTTCGTTCTTCAAGTGAGTTTTCATATGCTTGAGGTTGTGGGAAGAAAACGTGCTGTAATATCTGAAAGATATGTAAATAGTTCAAGCAATTCAAAGATatcactaatataaataaataaataaataaatatacatATATGTTGTATACAACTCTATTATGAAATATACATTTTGACTTGTGAGTAGAGTCCTTTCTTTAGTCAATTAGACATGGACATCAAATAACTAAGCGAAATTAGCATGACCATGTATCAGTTAGCACGTGGATTGATGAAGTGGGGGTATGGTCGCACATGTTTGTTCATATGTACATGTTGGGTTCAGGGAGGGCAAAACTTAAGGTTTCTTCATTTAAGATGGTTCCTTTCTTTTCTTTCATAAATCTCTCTTGTTTTCATATTTGTGTATATTTTCCATCATCAAAACAGGCTTCACAATTCCTTGATTTCATGGCTAATGGGGTTGCATGCTGTAAAAATCAGCCGAAGTACATATTGTACTCTCATTCTTAGTCTTGTTTCGTGTGGAATTACAGAGAGCGGTCGGTGCAGATGTGGCTTATAAAGTTTTATACTTCAAATCCAGTACTTCATAAAAAAATTCAAAGTGTGCATAGGTTTATTGTTTTGTGTTGTATTCCTGGACTTGGTGTGGTACGAGCTGCtgaaattttttttggtttttggtttggCTGTACCTGCAAAATTTTTGGCATGTTTAGCACTTTAGTTATGCTTCTTGAGTAGCATTGGAATGGTTCTCAGACTACTTTCTTCTATGACAGACTTGGCAAGAAAGGCGGCAGCTGACGAAAGGAGGACACCACCAAGATGAGCGAGACCGTGCCAACGGACTCAGGTGTGCCCTTGTTGGTGGTTTCAGTTTGATAATTCTCATTACTTCTCTCTATTTATGGGAATTTTGTTTGTCATTGCATTATCGAATACGTGCAAGCAGGATGAAAAGCAACGACCAACGGCGCATCATCCACAGAAGCGGCCAGCATGGGGCTAAGCCTGCCATTCCTCCGCGTCAATGAACAACAGGACCTAAGATAGCTGAGGTGCGCTCCTGCAAGAGATGAGGGAGCAGCTGGTGGTCCGGATGGCGAAGATCAGGTCAACGTCGGCTGCTTTCCTGTGCCATTGCCACATTTCAGCTGAACATGCTCGGACGGGCATGGCGCCGGCGCCATTTCTTCATCTTCTCTGGAGCCACACCATTTCTGCAGGATAAGCGAGTTGGAGGAAGATGGGAGATGCGTCGCTTACTCACTGACAGAAAATCATTTGGGCAGAACCTCCTTTTCACGAGAGATGATTGATTGTTTTTCCACCTTCGCTTTTGTGCCCCATGTGTTGCTTGTGAACCACTGTTGTTTATGTCGTCGGTCATGTAAACTATAAGGACATATTAATATAATATGACTCCTAAGCCACTTCCTTTTAACACTGTGAAGTACATTCAGCAACGTGGAAAGGGCGCATCCAACCTGGCACCGTCCAACTATCTATCAGGCGGCGCGCCGTGGCGCGCCCCAACCGCTAGTAGAGGAGTAAAGTCTTTGGAACGCTTGGAGGTCAACGTCTCCATCACCCGTGCAGACCGCGCAAGCTAGGACGCGGCCAACAGACTCTGCACCTGCTACTCGCCAGCCATCTCTCCTATTCATTTCTTCTACTTGTAGATTGCACTTTTTAACTGAAATTGGTAatcccaaggacaaggcaactccaaGTGAAAATCGAGATTTCAGGTATGTAGTTGTATAACTTAACTAGAGACAGTGCAGTGAAGCATGAACTACATTCAGACGCATGGCAGAAAGCCAAAACACGCACTGGCAAGACGGTGATCACGTGCAAAATGCATGCACGCAGCTTCATACAGTACAGTAGCTCGCACGCAGTTTCTTTGCTTCCTTCATTCATACGGCAAGCCTATGCCAATTAGTACCCGCAACAGGAATACATACATACAGCAaccaaacaaaactgcattccctgCTTTGAATTGAAACATCCCCGTATCCGTATGCATGCGCTGGGTTCAGATTCCTGCTGCACAGCAAGCCTGCATCACAGCCCATCTCTCTTCTCAATCAGATTACATGTAAAGCTATTCATTCATCAGGGCATAAAAGTACAGGAAATGCCTTCACTGCTCGGCAACAGACTCTGCTCAACAATTGAGACAACATGGACAGAGCAAAAAACCTAGGGCCCCAACAGGTTGTGTGCCCGCCTGCATATGAACGGAATCATTGTTATATTGCTATCAATTAGGCAACATAAACACTAATGAATCCGCCATAATGACGACGATGAACGACAAGTGGTTTAACAGCGGCATCATACATAAGCCGCTCAACATTCAGGGCTAAAGAGGGAAATACGTAGGAAATATCCAAGTAGAGAGCATTATACAAGAAACAACTCGCGGCCGCAGTTCCTACACAACACCAAGAGGACCAGCTAACAGAGCCTAATATTCACACGGCCCGGTTCCGGATTCAACCTAAGCCGTAGCTTGCATTTGGGGCATCAAGGCTGCTGCCAAAGGGGATCTCAACTCTTTCCTTCACAACGCAGTGCGCCCGGCCATCTCCTCCAAGCACCATTACCTTCCCAGGAGGGCACTGTAGAGTAGGAGGAACCTGCTCTTTTGCACCAGCCGCCTCTTTACCCAACAGACCTGCAATGTCCAGTTTTATGCCGCTCCTCCCTATTGTGGGCTCGTAGCCAGCAGCCTTCATGATTGATATGGCGCCCACAATCATGACCGCTGTTTTAGCCATCCATCCGATCAAAGATCTGATCCCTCCTGATGAATTACGGCTTGATGTGCCAGGGATTCTGTTTTGCGTCCCGTTCGTCCTTGTGCCATCTTCAGTCATTCCATCAGAACGCAGTCCGTTGTGCAGGCACTTGGGCTTGGACACGTAGTTTGCAGGATAGAGATCATCGAGCACAAATGAATTGGTGACATGGCCCGAGTAAGGAGGTAGGATGAGACCATCATCATTTTCGATTTTTTCACCAGCAAATGCAGCAGCCTCATGGATTGCTTCACAGTCCTCTCCCTTGTATTCTTTCAGCTTGTTAAGGAGAGATGTTCGACTCCGATCAATCTGGCTCAGGACAGTTTCTCGTTCATATCTTTGTTGGTGTTGGAGGTCCTGGCAGTGGCAATAAGGTGGTAAGCTACTTATTTTCCAAAACagaaacatgtactccctccgtccgggtttattgggcccCCTCTTATTTTGGGTTAATATAACCTatgaatttaactaataaaatataaactatatgttacaaaaattatatcatCGGAAAActctttcaaatacaaatccaacaatgTGCCTTTTGTAGCATATACTTTATATTTTATTTGTCATACAGATGGTCAAAGTCTGGCTCAAAATACTTAGGGGCCCAATAAACCGGGACGGAGTTAGTAAGCTTTGTGCAcaaaatggtactccctccgtaaggaaatataagagcgtttagatcactacttttgtGATCtagatgctcttatatttctttacggagggagtatcaagCTAAGAACACCATATGCCTGGTACAGTTACTGATGTCCAAAAGAaaatactccctccaatccatattaattgTTGCTGATTTAGTACAAGTTGTACTAAACCAACGATAATTAATATGGATCCAAGGGTGTACTAATTTCTTGAGGCAAGTGTCATCCAATGGGCTCACATATAGCAGTAGTAATGTAAGTACTTCGCACGTTTGATACCCTTTGGGTTATTGTGCGTAAATGTGTTTATGTCATTATCTTAAA
This window harbors:
- the LOC119354760 gene encoding plastid division protein PDV2-like yields the protein MEGEEEIGLVLARASDLRSRISACAAAARPPPRLGAGEEDDGGEEEEEEVEVESLVGINDALESLERQLASLQDLQHQQRYERETVLSQIDRSRTSLLNKLKEYKGEDCEAIHEAAAFAGEKIENDDGLILPPYSGHVTNSFVLDDLYPANYVSKPKCLHNGLRSDGMTEDGTRTNGTQNRIPGTSSRNSSGGIRSLIGWMAKTAVMIVGAISIMKAAGYEPTIGRSGIKLDIAGLLGKEAAGAKEQVPPTLQCPPGKVMVLGGDGRAHCVVKERVEIPFGSSLDAPNASYGLG